AAAAAGCAGCATCGAGTTTATCTGCGAGTATTTCATCTACAGCCAACAGCCCTGCCCCTACGGCGCGCTCAATTGCTTTAAATGAATCAGGACAAAGCCAGGTGTCGCCATCAAGGTTATGTAGCCCTTGCTGAGGGACTAAGCGCTCCACAAGGTTAACTAACGACTCATCGTGGGCTAATAAGTAATCCTCACGCTTTGCTTTAGGCGCTTGTAGATGCGTTAAGCCAATATCTACCCCACTTGCCAAAAGTCTATCGGCAATGGCGTCAAGGCGCTCTGGGCACTCGGGATGATCGTCAATCATTTTATGTTTACGGCAATGAGGATGTGAAATAACTGCAGTACGCATAAACGCTCCTTTAATATGAGTGCTTAATATAACAAAGCCACCTTACGGTGGCTTTGCGACTTTGGTGTATAGCATCACTACTTAGCTTTTAAATTTAGGTTTCTAAAATCAAAACTAAAGTCGGTCACCGCTGTTGATACCGCGCGCATTTTGGCGCTATTTACACGATTACTTTCGCCCATATCAAAACGAATAAATGCATCGGCCTCAAGTAGTTTTTCATCCCATTTAACAATAAACGTATTACCCGTGTAATGCTCAAGCGTGCCTTTTAAGCGTTTGGTATGGGTAAAATCAATACGTAGTTTGCCATCTAGCTGCTCAATAATTACATCCCCGTACCAATCATCATGTAACGTGCCGGTGTAATTAATATTAGGTAACTGTGGCTGATAATCTGCTGGAGTGTCGGGTTTTGCACTTGCGTAGGCTGTTTGTTTACCTGCAAAATGTTTTTTAGCTAACTCTTCAACCCAGTCTTTATCTTCAAGTTTTAAAGCATCTTCAAGTACTTCATGAGTAACCGCCGAAAGCGCACTAAATGCTTGCTGATTAGATAAAATAACAATGCCAAGCTTTTTCTCTGGCAGCAATGTAACTTGCGACACCATACCTAAAATGCCCCCACCGTGGCCTAGCTTTTTAAAGCCGTGATAATCTTCAATGCTCCAACCTAACCCATAGCCTCTAAATTGCTGATGATAGGCCTCATACGCACTTTTAGACGCCATAGAGGTAATATGCGGGTGCCACATTTGCGCTTGCTGTTTTTCACTAAATAGCTGCTCACCGCTTGGCATTTTTCCAGCAGCTAACTGCGTAAGTAACCATTGGCTCATATCACTTACGCTCGATGCAATAGCCCCTGCACCTCTAAAGTCTTCTAGGTAGTTAACAAAAAAAGGATTGAGCTTGCCATCCATTGGTATGTGGCCAATTGCCCAATTTTTATTGCTTTTTGGAATACGCGAAAAGCCCGCGCGCGAGTTATCCATGTGCAAAGGCTGTAATATATTTTTTTCGATATAATCGTTCCAGCTCATACCTGATACACGTGCCACCACTTCGCCTGCGGTCACAAACATTAAGTTGTTATAGGCATACTGGCTTCGAAAGCTGCTGGCTGGCTTTAAATATTGTAGGCCGGCTAAAATAGCCGCTATAGATTTATCAGTACTTGGCCAAATCATTAAATCGCCTTGGCCAAGCCCTAAACCACTGCGGTGGCTTAATAAATCACGAATGCGCATTTCGCGAGTAACGTAGGAGTCGTACAACCTAAACTCAGGTAAGTGATCAATTACTCTGTCATCCCAACTTAACTTACCTTCATCAACCAACTTAGCCAGCGCTGCACTGGTAAACGCTTTTGTGTTTGAGGCAATACCAAAAAGTGTGTCTTTGTTCACTTTTGCATTTGTATTGAGATTACTTATCCCAAACCCTTTAGCAAATACAACTTTATCGTCTTGCACAACTGCTACCGCCATACCCGGTACGTCAAAGCGTGCCATTGAGGTGTTAATCACCTCCTCTAAGTGCGTGGTATTAATTTGTGCCCAACTATTAAAAGTGGCACTGGCAAGCAAAGCTAAACTGGCTAATTTGGTAAGTTTCATGATTATCCTTATTATTTTTGGTGCACTGCAAATTCAATATCAGCACGCGCTTTATTTGTATCGGGTTTATGCGGCCGATTAAGTATTGCATCACTGTATTCTTTTGGAACGCCCGCCTCAAGCGCGCCGCGATGAACGTGCTGAATATACCAGTCGTATGGCAGTACATCGTTATCGTGGGTGTTTGCAATATAGCAATGAGCCTCTATTTGCTCACCATCTAACAAAGTGGGCTTAATAGCCACGCAATCGTACCCAGGACCCTCTATGGTGTCTAAAATTGCTTTTTCGGCTTCATCAAGTTCATACACCACGCCATATACCAAGGCGTTTTTATCATCACTCTTTTGAATACTGCACTTACCCGAGCCATCTTTAAATAGCATATTAAACGTAAGCTCGTAGCCTTTTAGTACAGCCGTGCCAACTCGCTTTGCTTTTGGTAAACGCGCAAGCAAGCGATTAGAGGACATATTCGATCCAAACGAAAAATTATAAATAGGCATCACTTCTCCCTAGGGTTAAATTACAACACGAATGGCTAAAGCAATTAAAATAACACCTATACCCCGGTCAAACCAATAGCCGCTTTTTTGAAAAAACGCCCGTACACTGGGTTTTGACAGCACCAAAGAAAGCATAGAAAACCACAGCCATGTTGCCAAAGCCATATAAACCCCATACACAATTTGCACGCTAGTTGGTGTAGTTACACTAATAACTAAAGTAAATAGCGACATAAAAAAGAGAGTTGCTTTAGGGTTAAGCGCGTTGGTTAAAAAGCCACGCCTAAATGCATGCCATGCGCTTTCTTGTGGGGTTGCTTTGTTTTCTATGTTGTCTGTTTTATTTACCGGTGGTTTGGCAGCCCTTAATGCTTGTACGCCTAAATAGGCTAAATAAGCGCCCGCAACATACTTTAGTGCCATAAATAAATTAGGCGATTGCGTTAAAATTAGCGCAACCCCTAATACGCAGTATCCTACGTGTAATAAAATAGCAGCGCCCACGCCAGCGCTTGTCCATAGGGCGTTACGCCTGCCCTGCTGTATACTTTGTTTGAGCACCACGGCAAAATCGGGGCCTGGGCTGGCTACTGCAAAAAAGTGGGCGATGGCGATCAGTAAAAATTCGTCTAAATAGTTCACAAGTATCCACTTTAAGTTGGTGCATAGGCAAGCAATAGCGGATTAGCAGAGCTATCAACTAATGCTTTGATCTCTTTTTGGGCTTTTTTAAACTGGCTGCGCAAATGTGGCTTTAAATGCTTTTTAGAGACACTGTCGTTTTTAAAATAACTAATCAGCGCGTGCATGAATACGGTATGGGCTTCGCTTAACTTAGCTTCACGATTAGCATAAGGGTTATAGCACGAGCCACACCCGCCTTTAAATTGATACACAGTGTTGCTCATCATTACCCCAAACCCTAAAAAACAGGCCAGCGCATCTGCCGCTTGTGGCAAGTAGTCTTTACCGCCTGGCGGTAACACCCCAACATGATGAATTAATACAGTAGCCAGCGTGCCGGCAAAGCTTGCTACTAAATCTTGCGGCTGATTAATTTGATTAGGATTAAACGAGACATTAATCGCATGGCTTGGCGGTACTATAAGCTGGCTTTGCTCTCCACGTAAATATTCAGCAAATTCAAAATGCGGAAATACTTGCGGCTGTAACTGCTGTGGCGCAACTAATTGTATTGGCCATGCACTCATACCTGCATAATCGCGTACTCGTACAAATACCTTGGTGGCCATTTCCTCAATACTCGATACCGAATCAGGAAAATGTGCCACCGTTGGCAATATTATTTGCGTGTGCTTGGTAAAAAATTCGGCATCAAAGTGCTCTACTGCCCAAATAAAGGTATCAATTAGCCACTGCTGTTCGGCTTGTTCTAGCAGCGGCTTTGATTTAAATAACGCTAACATAATGTGCTCTTACTCTTGTTCAAGTGCCCAGTTCCAAGCTTGTGTATTATATAAAGGCACGGTTGAAAGTGCATGGTGGTGGCTGCCGCTCGACTCTTTAGTCGAGTACGATAAGTATAATAATGTGCGGTTTTGTGCATCGTAAATACGACGCACTTTTAGCGATTTAAATAAAATACTTTTTGATGACTTAAACACCACCTCGCCTGACTTACTACGGTCTATTGCTTGTAGCATATCGGCTGTAATTGGCCCAGTTTGACGGCACGCAATAGACATATCAGAGGGATCTGAAAAATCTAAGTCGGCCTCAATATGGCTAATATGACACGTAACCCCTTTTACTAGCGGGTCTTGCTGCGAATTTACCACTACATCTTTAGTAGTAAATAGCCCTAAACTCACTGATGCAACATCATCTGAGCAAGCGCTTAATGTAACCACTGCGCTTAATAGCACAGCTAAACGTTTAAAGCGGTGTGGTAATTTCATCTTAATCCTTAATTTGGCTTTATAAGCGAAGGTTCACGTGATTGTTTTTATACTAACATCAAAAATTAATACAACTAAATTTAGACGATTCAGGGGTTAGCGCGCAGTTCAGGCTTTGGTACAATTATGCGTACGCCCACGTAGTAACTCATAATAGGAAACGCGCAAATGCCGCACATTATTATTGAACACTCTGAAGATCTTCCTGTATTACCGCAAGTGCTTGTTGAAAAAGTCCATAACGCGACTTTTCAAAGTGGTTTGTTTGACTTAGAAACCATTAAAACCCGTGCTATTGCTTATCAGCAATACCAGCTAGGTGAAGGAAAAGAAGGGTTTATTCACATTGCGGCGCATATTATGGCCGGGCGCTCTATTGAACAAAAACAAATGTTAAGCGAGAGCTTGCTTGAATGCTTAAAAACATATTGCCGAGATTCTGACAGCTTAAGCGTTAATATTTACGATATTCAACACGAAATTTACCGTAAAAATTAAACGTCATAAATACGCGTTGATAAAACAATCAATATAGGGGGTGTTAGAATGTTTCAGGCCACTCTTGCTCGTTAATAATCTCTTGCTCAATAAGTTTTTTCCTTAATTGGTTAATAGTGAGCTTTAGCTCATCACGAATAAGCCTTATGGCAGGCGTTATAAGCTGGCGACTTGGTAATACTAACCACATTTCGGTCAGGGGGATTTTGTAATCGGGCATTAACCTTTTTAATCTACCCGCGAGTAAATCTTCAGCTACATCAATGGCCGACTTTTTGGCAACCCCGGTACCATCAATACACCAACGCCTGACTATATCACCATCGTTAACAGCTCGGTCGCTATTCATTTTAACTTTGTATTTTTGGTTATCGTTATACAGCTCCCACCCATCATGCACTACCTCGTAAAGCTTATATAAAAGCGCATTATGATTAAGTAAGTCATCTGGTGTTAACGGCTCACCGTGCTTTTTAATGTACTCAGGCGAGGCGCATAGCACGTGTGCAATGTTGCAAATTTTAAAGCCGTATAAGTTTAGCTCCTGTGCGGCCTCTTTTGTTAAGGCGCGCAGCGCAACATCAATTCCATCACGGTAAAAATCAGCGCGACTGTCGCTTGCTTGTAAGCGCAGCGTCACTTCGCTGTGTTTATCCATAATATTATTCAGTAACACCCGCATAAGGTTGCGCCCCATTTCGGATGACACGGCTATTCGCACTTCACCACTAATAGATTGCTGCTCTTCATGAATAAGCACCTGCCCTTGTTGCAATAAATCGAGCGCCTGCTGACATAGGGGTAAATAGCGTTCTCCTTCGGGCGTGAGGCGTATTTGCCTTGTTGTGCGCACAAATATTTGTGCACCAAGCGCCTGCTCTATTCGCTTTAACGAGACACTAGCAGCCGATGAGCTCATATCTAATTGATTTGCAGCAGCAGTAATTGATTGCAGCTCAGCCACTTTAAGCAATACTTGTAAATCAGCTATTTTCATCAAACCCTCTTATTGCATAAACCAGCATGCGTAACTATATCGTTATTATCCACGTTTTTGCGAAAGTGTATTTAACTTATGCCCATTTATTGGCCGAATTTTAAGCCGTATTATAAGCGTTATACCAACTTAACGGAGCTTTAAATGAAATTATTACTAAAGGCATCAACACTCGCACTGGTTGCCACACTCATATCAACGCCAGCCTCTGCAGAGCAAAGCGCATCAAAAGTTGTTGCTGCCAGCAATATTGACTGGGGCTACTTAAACCCGCTACGTGGTGATAAAAGCCCTGGCGCTGCAGATTTGTGGGGAGATCGCACAACCGACACTGCAACAGGCATGCTCGTACGCTTTAAAAAAGGCTTTGAATCTCCGCCGCACATTCACAATATTACCTACCGCGGTATCGTTATTGAAGGCCAAATGCACAATGACGACCCAACAGCTGAAAAAATGTGGATGCCAGCGGGTTCGTTTTGGACACAACCTGCAGGTGAAAACCACACCACAGCAGCAAATGGTAAAACTAACTTAATTTATCTAGAAATCGACTCAGGACCATACTTAGTTAAACCGACTAATGCCCAGTTTGATAATGGCGAGCGCCCGCTAAACCTACATGCAGACAACATGGTATGGTTAAACAGCAGCGATTTAAACGACATAAACGCCAAAGGCGTGCAAACAACCTACCTTTGGGGAAGCACAGCCGATATGAACGGCTCAATGATTAAACTTCCTGCCGGCTTTAAAGGTGAAATAAAAACAAAAGCAAGCGAATTTCGTGCTGTTGTTATAGCCGGCGCAGTTGAGTACAACTCAAGCGAGCAAGATAAAACGCAAAACCTAAGCGCAGGCAGCTATGTAGAATCAAGCGGTAACTTTACCCACACGATTGAGAACACAAGCGACAAAGCAACCACTATTTACATTCGTACTAATAGTAAGTACCAAGTAAACTAGGTAGTTAAAGCCCCTAGCAAGCCATTGCTGGGGGCTAAATTTAAAAGCTAGCCACATTTTATTCCGCGTAAATACCAAACGACTAAAATATTCAATCACTCTATCGTGCTAAATAAAGCGCTAACAGCGTTACAAGTTTCTTATGTAAAACAATAACATGCTGGCATGAACACCTTGTTATCCCGCTATTTATCTGTCGCTATAAATGCCAAATACCAATCCGCTTAGTTAAGTAAATCTATTTTGAGGATAGATAAGCGTGTTGATAGCTAGGCAACAAATTCGTTATTTAGTTGCTCTCGGCAATTGCTCCTGCATTGCTCTACCCTCTGCATCCATGCAGTCGTAAATGAGCATTTTTTAATGCAGATAGCGACACGTTTAGCCCCTAAAAATGATTAAGTATTATTGCAGGTTGGTATAACAACTTAACACGATTGGTATAGTAAGCTCAGTACATCATTATTCTACGCAGACTTATTACGCTAAAAATTCGCACGAATAAAAGAATTTAATTAACTTAAGTATAAAAAATAAAAACTTTTGAACTTGAAGAAGATAGTGTAAAAGTGGTGGCCCCTCCCAGACTCGAACTGGGGACCTAACGATTATGAGTCGTGTGCTCTAACCAACTGAGCTAAGGGGCCAACTTTGTATAACTACGAAGTAGTTAATTTTTGAAGCGTTTAGCCACTGAGCGACTAAAGCGGGTTGCAGTATAAAAAGTTTTTTAAGGCTTGTCACTAGCAAAAACCTTTATTTTAACAATCAGTAAGCTGACTGCTTAAATAGTAATCTTTTTGCATGCAAATAGGCAGGAAATAGCGGGAAAATAAACGCAGAAGTATGCAAGCCGCTTTTTTAAATTTAATAATTACAAAAAAGTGGCCGGCTCAAATTAGCCACGCCAAACATTATTTTTTAGCAATAATGTAAATAGCATGAATTAAACCGGGGAAGTAACCCAGTAAAGTTAGTAAAATATTTAGCCAAAAGTGCATACCTAAACCAACTTGCAAAAACACGCCTAGTGGTGGCAGTAAAATCGACAATATAATACGAATAATATCCATGATGTAACTCCTTTAAAATAACAAGCAAAAAGCCCAGCTAGGCTGGGCTTTTTAGTATAGTGTATTATTCGGCAACGATAGTTAGTTCATCTACCACGTCACGAACATCTTCAGCATTTTTAGCAATTTTTACTGCTAACTGCTTTTCGGCTTCTGTTTCAACAGAACCTTTAAGTTTTACTATACCGTTGTCGGTATCAACGTCGATATCTGTACCGTCAACTTCTGAGTCAAATAAGAAACGTGTTGTAATTACCGTGGTGATTTTAGCGTCAGTTAAGTCGTTATCGTCATCACCCATAGTGTCACGATCTTTGTCGTCCATATCCATGTTTTTCACAACCGTTAGGTTGTTTTCTACATCAGATACGCCATCTAGACTAATTACAAGTTCTTCAGCTAGCTCTTTATCAAGGTCGCTGTTTACTTTACCTGTAAGTACTACCTTGCCATTTTTTACATCAGTGTTAATGTCAAAGTTGTTTAGATTAGTGTTCATAAGAAGCACTGTTTCTGCCTTACCATCAATCCAAGCATCTTTACTTTCATTTTCCCACGTGCCCGCTTGAGCACCCATAGCTGTAGTACCTAGAACTAAAGCCGCAATCATAGATTTGTTGAATGTTTTCATAATCTTTCTCCTTTTGATTAAAGACATTTTTATATATGCGAGCTTCAGGCCAACTTTATTTACACTTTAAATTCATGAAGTTAGCTATTTTGTTAGGTGTAAATAAAAATACCTTCGAGTAAACATTTACCGGCTATTAGGTAAAACTTTCTTAAGTGGTGAAAATAACGATTATATTGCTGTTTTGGTTAATCTATCGTTAATATAATAAACTAAACATTATCATGAAAATAATAAGCCATTGATATATAAGATTTTAATTTTTGGTACACCGCTTGCTTTACACAGCAGTAACTCATATTAAAAGGATTATTCCCATGCCTGTAAAAATTGAAGACCGCCCAATAGAGCAAGTTCGCGAGCAAGTGATAGATCAACTTATTTATAACTACAGCCATGGCGTTATCTCAGCCGAGGCCTTTGAAAGGCGCTTAGACAGTGCCATGGAAGCAACCGATAACACCGCGTTACTTAATTTAATAGAGGATTTAACCCTTACTACTGATACCCAGTACACTGCCCAAAAGCAAACTCAGTTTGCCCCAAATTACAGTGCCCAACAAGCGGATGAAGAAAGCTTAACACTACGAAGTATTTTAGGCTCGAGCGAGCGTAGCGGCCAATGGGTGGTCCCTAAAGATATTTACATTCAAAACTATATGGGATCAATTGTGCTTGATTTTACCGATGCTATATTTACCCATCAACATGTCACTATTCACGTTAGCTGTTATTTAGGTAGCGAAGAAATTTATGTACCAGAACACGTTAATGTAGTGTCTAAAATGTTTTGCATAATGGGCAGCTTTGAAAATAAAACAGTGTCGCTCAATAAGCGCCAAGGCCCTACAATCAGCCTTGAGGGTAAAACTGTTTTAGGTTCGGTGGAAGTAAAAGTTAAACGTACCATTAAAGAAAAATTTGTCAGTTTTGCTAATGATTTAAAGGCCCAGTTTGGGGTAAATAATAAGTAATATGCGTAAAACATAATGTGTAGAAAAACTATATTGTTTGCTTTTCTACACATATGTTTAACGGCTACTTTATAAATCGTTATTACGCTCGCTAGGAATGTCACTCATATACTGCACAAACTCAACTTCGAACCCTGCTGGGTCTAAGTAATATACATTTTTTCTAAACGGGTTTTCTGCGCCCTCTTTATCAACGTTAAACCCTGCGTGCTTTAAGCGCTTTACAACCGCATCTAGGTTATTTGTTACGTAAGCAAAATGCGCAAGCCCTACTTGGTGCCCTGTCAAATCTCTGTTTTTATGCTCACCATTATCACTTATTGCAATATAGTGGTTATCGTCGCCAAAATGTACCCAGCGCTTAGGTTTGCCATACCAAGTATTGTTTCCTTGACTTCTAATTGACCAGTAAGGGAAGGCAGCTTGATAAAATGTAAGCATGGTATCTATGTCGTTTACTACCAAATGTACGTGTTCTAATTTCATTATTAATTACCTTAGTTGATTGCTTAAAAACAAGATAAAACCTCAAGCTAACTTTAGGTAAAGGATTTTTTTTATTTAACCTGAACTCTGGTTAAGAGACTTACTAACATAATGAATTATTGTGATATTTAAATTTACTTTCTCTAGCCAGAAATTTTCAATGAAAACAAGGCGAATTTAAATGCCAATAACTGCGAGAGATAGGTTTATTAT
The genomic region above belongs to Pseudoalteromonas sp. MM1 and contains:
- a CDS encoding BON domain-containing protein codes for the protein MKTFNKSMIAALVLGTTAMGAQAGTWENESKDAWIDGKAETVLLMNTNLNNFDINTDVKNGKVVLTGKVNSDLDKELAEELVISLDGVSDVENNLTVVKNMDMDDKDRDTMGDDDNDLTDAKITTVITTRFLFDSEVDGTDIDVDTDNGIVKLKGSVETEAEKQLAVKIAKNAEDVRDVVDELTIVAE
- a CDS encoding serine hydrolase, translated to MKLTKLASLALLASATFNSWAQINTTHLEEVINTSMARFDVPGMAVAVVQDDKVVFAKGFGISNLNTNAKVNKDTLFGIASNTKAFTSAALAKLVDEGKLSWDDRVIDHLPEFRLYDSYVTREMRIRDLLSHRSGLGLGQGDLMIWPSTDKSIAAILAGLQYLKPASSFRSQYAYNNLMFVTAGEVVARVSGMSWNDYIEKNILQPLHMDNSRAGFSRIPKSNKNWAIGHIPMDGKLNPFFVNYLEDFRGAGAIASSVSDMSQWLLTQLAAGKMPSGEQLFSEKQQAQMWHPHITSMASKSAYEAYHQQFRGYGLGWSIEDYHGFKKLGHGGGILGMVSQVTLLPEKKLGIVILSNQQAFSALSAVTHEVLEDALKLEDKDWVEELAKKHFAGKQTAYASAKPDTPADYQPQLPNINYTGTLHDDWYGDVIIEQLDGKLRIDFTHTKRLKGTLEHYTGNTFIVKWDEKLLEADAFIRFDMGESNRVNSAKMRAVSTAVTDFSFDFRNLNLKAK
- a CDS encoding CreA family protein translates to MKLPHRFKRLAVLLSAVVTLSACSDDVASVSLGLFTTKDVVVNSQQDPLVKGVTCHISHIEADLDFSDPSDMSIACRQTGPITADMLQAIDRSKSGEVVFKSSKSILFKSLKVRRIYDAQNRTLLYLSYSTKESSGSHHHALSTVPLYNTQAWNWALEQE
- a CDS encoding 5-carboxymethyl-2-hydroxymuconate Delta-isomerase, producing the protein MPHIIIEHSEDLPVLPQVLVEKVHNATFQSGLFDLETIKTRAIAYQQYQLGEGKEGFIHIAAHIMAGRSIEQKQMLSESLLECLKTYCRDSDSLSVNIYDIQHEIYRKN
- a CDS encoding gamma-glutamylcyclotransferase family protein — its product is MPIYNFSFGSNMSSNRLLARLPKAKRVGTAVLKGYELTFNMLFKDGSGKCSIQKSDDKNALVYGVVYELDEAEKAILDTIEGPGYDCVAIKPTLLDGEQIEAHCYIANTHDNDVLPYDWYIQHVHRGALEAGVPKEYSDAILNRPHKPDTNKARADIEFAVHQK
- a CDS encoding DUF4437 domain-containing protein; its protein translation is MKLLLKASTLALVATLISTPASAEQSASKVVAASNIDWGYLNPLRGDKSPGAADLWGDRTTDTATGMLVRFKKGFESPPHIHNITYRGIVIEGQMHNDDPTAEKMWMPAGSFWTQPAGENHTTAANGKTNLIYLEIDSGPYLVKPTNAQFDNGERPLNLHADNMVWLNSSDLNDINAKGVQTTYLWGSTADMNGSMIKLPAGFKGEIKTKASEFRAVVIAGAVEYNSSEQDKTQNLSAGSYVESSGNFTHTIENTSDKATTIYIRTNSKYQVN
- a CDS encoding YqaE/Pmp3 family membrane protein, with the protein product MDIIRIILSILLPPLGVFLQVGLGMHFWLNILLTLLGYFPGLIHAIYIIAKK
- a CDS encoding LysR family transcriptional regulator, encoding MKIADLQVLLKVAELQSITAAANQLDMSSSAASVSLKRIEQALGAQIFVRTTRQIRLTPEGERYLPLCQQALDLLQQGQVLIHEEQQSISGEVRIAVSSEMGRNLMRVLLNNIMDKHSEVTLRLQASDSRADFYRDGIDVALRALTKEAAQELNLYGFKICNIAHVLCASPEYIKKHGEPLTPDDLLNHNALLYKLYEVVHDGWELYNDNQKYKVKMNSDRAVNDGDIVRRWCIDGTGVAKKSAIDVAEDLLAGRLKRLMPDYKIPLTEMWLVLPSRQLITPAIRLIRDELKLTINQLRKKLIEQEIINEQEWPETF
- a CDS encoding LiaF domain-containing protein, which produces MPVKIEDRPIEQVREQVIDQLIYNYSHGVISAEAFERRLDSAMEATDNTALLNLIEDLTLTTDTQYTAQKQTQFAPNYSAQQADEESLTLRSILGSSERSGQWVVPKDIYIQNYMGSIVLDFTDAIFTHQHVTIHVSCYLGSEEIYVPEHVNVVSKMFCIMGSFENKTVSLNKRQGPTISLEGKTVLGSVEVKVKRTIKEKFVSFANDLKAQFGVNNK
- a CDS encoding LysE family translocator produces the protein MNYLDEFLLIAIAHFFAVASPGPDFAVVLKQSIQQGRRNALWTSAGVGAAILLHVGYCVLGVALILTQSPNLFMALKYVAGAYLAYLGVQALRAAKPPVNKTDNIENKATPQESAWHAFRRGFLTNALNPKATLFFMSLFTLVISVTTPTSVQIVYGVYMALATWLWFSMLSLVLSKPSVRAFFQKSGYWFDRGIGVILIALAIRVVI
- a CDS encoding VOC family protein, which codes for MKLEHVHLVVNDIDTMLTFYQAAFPYWSIRSQGNNTWYGKPKRWVHFGDDNHYIAISDNGEHKNRDLTGHQVGLAHFAYVTNNLDAVVKRLKHAGFNVDKEGAENPFRKNVYYLDPAGFEVEFVQYMSDIPSERNNDL